Proteins found in one Methanothermobacter thermautotrophicus genomic segment:
- a CDS encoding deoxyuridine 5'-triphosphate nucleotidohydrolase produces the protein MIGEKLLKKLFPDFEELVQPAGIDLRVDKVYRQMGPGSLIDDEKNLPPLEMLEPPIYRLEPGKAYLVSVDRMIEIPEGYAMLYLPRSTLLRSFVSVHTAVGDPGFRGTLQFLLHNHGEYEYTLKRGERIVQAVVFRVEGSGRYSGSYQE, from the coding sequence ATGATTGGAGAAAAACTGTTAAAGAAACTTTTCCCGGACTTTGAGGAACTCGTCCAGCCAGCTGGAATCGACCTGAGAGTTGATAAGGTTTACAGACAGATGGGACCCGGGTCACTGATTGACGATGAGAAGAACCTTCCACCCCTAGAAATGCTTGAACCGCCCATCTACAGACTTGAGCCAGGTAAAGCCTACCTTGTAAGTGTTGACAGGATGATAGAGATACCTGAGGGGTATGCAATGCTCTACCTTCCAAGATCAACTCTCCTGAGGTCCTTTGTATCTGTTCACACCGCCGTGGGAGATCCCGGTTTCAGGGGGACACTCCAGTTCCTTTTACATAACCATGGCGAATATGAGTACACCCTCAAGAGGGGTGAAAGGATAGTTCAGGCAGTGGTATTCCGTGTGGAGGGGTCTGGAAGGTACAGTGGAAGCTACCAGGAATAA